A region of the Microbacterium sp. SL75 genome:
TCGCTGATGCCGGCGGCGTGCAGGACCCGGCGCAGCAGCAGTCCGGTCTTCACGCCCGCGACGAGCACGTGCTGACCGGGCACGACGTGGCGCACCTCGTTGATGAGCGCGTCCGCCAGGCGCTGACGCGCCGCGAAGCCCAGGGGCGCGTCGAGCACCCGCAGCAACACCTCTGCGGTGCCGAGCGAGACGTGGTAGCCGTCGGCATCCAGGGTCCCATTGGCTTGCGCGGCGACGAGGTGGTCGTGGCCGGCGACCGTGAGGGCGGCCCCGGCGACACGGGAGCCGAAGGCCCCAGATGCCGTGCCCCAGGGCAGTCCGCCCCCGCGCAGCGGCGGCAGGAGGTCGGCGGTGACGCCCAGCGCGTCGAGCATCGCGGGCCAGGCGGCGCCGGAGTCCTGGTCGATGAGGCCGGTGCGCGAGGCGAGCGAGAGCTCGAGGGCGGTGTCGCCCCCGAGTGCCGCGACGACGAACTCCGGAAGGTCGAGCCACCGCAGGCCCGTGAGGTCGGTGCCCTGATCGCGCAGCCACGCGAGCTTGGCGACGCTCACCTGGGCACCGAGCGGCAGACCCGTCCGCCCCGCGAACTCCTCGCGCACCACGGCGGGGAATGCGGCGATCTGCGCGAGCCCGCGCGGGTCGAACCACGCGAAGCCGGGTGCGACGGCCCGGCCTTCGGCGTCGATGAGGATGCCGGTCTCGCCCATGCCCGCGACGGCGAGCGAGGCGAGCGGGGCGGAGGCGAGCGGAGCGAGTTGCGCATCGATCAGAGCGATCAGCGTCCGGATCGCGCCGAGCAGGTCGTCGGCGACGATGTCGGTGGTCCCGCCCTCGCCGACGCGCCACGGCGTGGGCACCTGGACGCCGGCGATCTCGCTGCCGTCGTCGGCGATGACGAGCATCTTGATCGCGGTGCTGCCGAGGTCGAGTCCGCCGTGCAGGCGCGCCGACCTCGAAACCATGTCACCGGTGTCTCGCATGAGCGGCCGTCCTTTCCGGAACTTCTCCGAGTCCCGGAATTTCAAGCATGACACCGGTGACTTGCTACGTCTATGGTGGGGGTATGCCGTCGCCGTGTCAAATACCCGATCTGCTCGCCGTCGTCGTCGCCGGAACCGCCGGCAGCGGCAAGAGCACGCTCGGGCGGGCGATCGCCGAGACCCTGCGCGCGCCGCTCGTCGACCTCGACAGCGTGACCACGCCGCTGCTCGACGCGCTGCCCGAAGAGGTGCTGGGCGCGCACTGGCTCACCTCGCCGCACGCCCCCGCGATCCGCGCCGGGCGCTACGCCGCCCTCCGGGCCACCGCCGCCGACGCCCTGGCCACGGCCGGCCGCGTGGTGGTCGTCGCCCCCTTCACCGCGGAGCTTTCGGGCGGCACCGAGTGGGACGCGCTGGTCGCCGCCCTCGCCCCCGCCGAGCCCCACGTCGTGCACGTCGACGGAGACCCCGCCGTGCTGGCATCCCGTCGCTCCTCGCGCGGGGCCTCTCGCGACGCGCACCGCCCCGACACCGCCCCCGTGGCCCCCTCGATCCCGGTCACCACCGTCGATGCCGAGCTGTCGACGGCGCAGCAGCTGGCCCGCGTCCTGCCGTCGCTGGGTATCCGGCGGCAGATCGATGCGGGCGCCGAGATCTTCACGCGCGAGTTCGACGCCGTGCTCTTCGACCTCGACGGCACGCTGGTGGACTCCACGGCATCCGTGGTGCGGTCATGGCGCCGTTTCGCCGAACACTTCGGTGTGTCCATGAAGGCCCTGCACGCCAATCACGGCCAGCCCGCGCGCACGCTCGTCGGCCTGTTGCTGCCCGCCGAGCGCCACACCGAGGCGCTCGCCCACGTCACCGAGCTAGAGGTGACGGATGCCGTGGGCCTGGCGCCCGTCCGCGGCGCCGCCGTGTTCTTCGCGTCGGTGCCCGCCGAGCGCCGGGCGATCGTGACGTCGGGGTCGGTGCCGATCGCCACCGCCCGACTGGAAGCCGCCGGTTACGAGCGGCCCGCGGTGTTCGTCACGGTCGACGACGTCGAGAACGGCAAGCCTCACCCCGAGCCGTTCCTCACGGCCGCGATGCGCCTCGGTGTCGCCCCGGGGCGCTGCCTCGTCGTCGAGGACGCGCCCGCCGGCATCGTCGCCGCCCGCGCGGCAGGGTGCGCCGTCCTCGCCCTGACCGGCACGACGACCGAGGAGGAGCTGAGTGCCGACCTCGTGGTGGACGGACTGGATGCCGTGCGCCTCGAGGTCGCGGCATCCGGGGCGCTGCGACTGGTGCCGGCCTGAGCCGGTGCGAAGAGGCCGCCGTTACGACAGCGACGAGGGCCGGCGGATGACTCCGCCGACCCTCGGATGAGCCGCTGTCAGGAGGCGGCGACGATGATGTCGAACGTGGTGCGCTGTCCGTCGGCGCCGGCGATCCACCCCTTGGTGGTGCCGACCTTCTCGCCGGAGAATGCGGCGTAGAACGAGGCGTCGTCGTCGGTGGCGCCGGTGGTGGCCGCGTCGAACGTGGCCACGGCGTTGTCTTCGGTGCCGCCGGTGCCGGTGAACCTCCCCCCGTTCTCGGTGTCGAGCACGACGATCAGCGACTGACCCGGCGCCAGCGTCACGGGGCCCTTGGCGAGGTCGGCGGGGGTGAGGAACAGCGGGGCGGGCTGACCGTCGAGCACGATGCCCTGTTCGTTGTCGGGGGTCACGTCTTCATCCTGGCTCGGGGTGGGGACACCGTCGATGAAGGTGTCGTCCTGCGGGGCGGGGACGCCGTCGATGAAGGTGCTCTGATCGGAGGCGGGGGTTGCCTGGGCGGCGGCGTAGGCGGCGGCACCGGTGCTGATCAGGCCCACGGCGAGGATCGACGCGGTCACGGCGGTGAGGGTTCGAATGCGCATGAGCTGCACCTTTCGGTCGGTATGCCGCGCCCCGCCCCTGGTGGACGAGTGATGATCGCGGCCTGTACCGAGGGAATGGCCGTGACCGCGATCCGTCTTTCACGATCCGCGAGAAAACTTCCTGGAGGTTTCCTGGGAACGGTCGGCGAGAGCCGAGAGCGCCTGCGGGTGCGCTTCGTCCGCCGTGAAAGAAACCGCCGCGGCCGGACATGATGAAGGTGTGCAGCCTTTCTCTCCGGACCGCTCTCGTGCGTACGAGTCGCTCGTACGCATGCACGGTGACGCCGTTCTGCGATTTTTGCGACGACGCACCGAGCCGCAGACCGCCGAAGACGTCTTCTCCGAGACCATGCTCGTCCTCTGGCGGCGCTTCGACGATGTGCCCGATGAGCCCCTGCCCTGGCTGTATGTCACCGCGCGCAATTG
Encoded here:
- a CDS encoding FGGY family carbohydrate kinase, whose amino-acid sequence is MVSRSARLHGGLDLGSTAIKMLVIADDGSEIAGVQVPTPWRVGEGGTTDIVADDLLGAIRTLIALIDAQLAPLASAPLASLAVAGMGETGILIDAEGRAVAPGFAWFDPRGLAQIAAFPAVVREEFAGRTGLPLGAQVSVAKLAWLRDQGTDLTGLRWLDLPEFVVAALGGDTALELSLASRTGLIDQDSGAAWPAMLDALGVTADLLPPLRGGGLPWGTASGAFGSRVAGAALTVAGHDHLVAAQANGTLDADGYHVSLGTAEVLLRVLDAPLGFAARQRLADALINEVRHVVPGQHVLVAGVKTGLLLRRVLHAAGISDRAGRDALDAAAMALPLEGELPAGAVEVTGARNDDGVLRLTLHAEASPAEIFLAALRHSNDEVAQLIAAMDREVAPATHSTLTGGWAGMASVRRARAEVLPKPSLSTREQDVAWGAADMARRLVSASVPS
- a CDS encoding HAD-IA family hydrolase; the protein is MPSPCQIPDLLAVVVAGTAGSGKSTLGRAIAETLRAPLVDLDSVTTPLLDALPEEVLGAHWLTSPHAPAIRAGRYAALRATAADALATAGRVVVVAPFTAELSGGTEWDALVAALAPAEPHVVHVDGDPAVLASRRSSRGASRDAHRPDTAPVAPSIPVTTVDAELSTAQQLARVLPSLGIRRQIDAGAEIFTREFDAVLFDLDGTLVDSTASVVRSWRRFAEHFGVSMKALHANHGQPARTLVGLLLPAERHTEALAHVTELEVTDAVGLAPVRGAAVFFASVPAERRAIVTSGSVPIATARLEAAGYERPAVFVTVDDVENGKPHPEPFLTAAMRLGVAPGRCLVVEDAPAGIVAARAAGCAVLALTGTTTEEELSADLVVDGLDAVRLEVAASGALRLVPA